The genomic DNA aTTTACACAACCCGTAACTTTCATCTTCCGTCATAAAATAACACAGCGTAACGGTAAAGCTGAGTCTGTTAACGGTAGTGACCGTTGACTGCTGACCGTTGTCCCCAACGTACACATTACAAATCGCTATAAAAACACCGGCTCAAAAATCCACGTTTTGTACGTTTCTGGTTTAGCAATTTGTAGGTTGTGGTCAATCACGAGAACGGACTACACCAGTCGTCGGCTTAACTAGCGAACAGGCGCCAAGAGGCAGGTTAAAGAGTTGTCTCGAGAGGACTACGAGGGCCTCATCCCTAACAGAAGAAATATTCTTCGTGGGCTCCTACCATTTGCCGCGAAGTGTGTCCCCCGGACAGTTTAGCATGCAATATCCCCCACCAGCGCCAAGATATTCTCCCACAGGATAATGTAACTCCCCAGCTGACCTAACGATGCCTCAATAACCCCGTTAACACCTTGCCCTCGCCTCAATACCTCGCTTGTTTACAGCACCTGTACCGGAGGTTACAGTACCGGTACAGGCAATATGCCCACTTGTCCTGCCCTACCTCACGCTAGACTGCCGCCTCTGAGTCGGTCCGAGTGTAAGGAGAACCACCAGGAATTACAGGCAAAGCGTTAAACCTTGTCTATGTGGGGCAAAGTGAAGGGTTGGTGCTGATGGTCCCATCTGACCTCCCACTGCTGGGGTTCCAATCCTCTTGACCCGCCTCACAAGTGATTCCAAAGAGGCTTGGACATGTGACCAGCTAGCGGAGCTGACTGTAAGAAACAGGGAGGAGCAGAGAGGAAAGGAGTGATAAATGGTGGGAGATTAaaggaaataaacaaaataaagcaaGACAGAAAACGGAGGAAGAAAAGTCAGCAGTTTTAAAGGAAAATACGTCGGCATTAATGAACAGAGATGGAGGGAGAAGTTGAGGGCAGGGATGGAGAAGGACTTGAGGGCTAAGGAAGTGTACATCCTATATCCTCTAGATCCGGGTAGCTTCGGGCGTCAGGGGATACACACCTATTCTTCCGTTCCTGCTTCCTTTTCCTCCTAGGCATACTCCTTGCTCCCCCCTCCTCTCGCTTCATCCTCATCTCTTCCCCCTCTTTATCAAATTCCTCTTCTACATCCACTTTCAATCTCCTGAGTCGACCTCTTACCGCTGTCACTTCGTGGTCCCCTTCCTACTCTTCCCTCTTTATTTTCCTCCCACTTTTCTACCTCCTTTTCTGCCCATTTTACCTTCTTTTTCCGTCTTCTTCCCCTGCACCACGTCCCTCCCTTCCTCGTCTGTTGCCCGTTATCCCTATTACATGTTCACCTCTACACCTTCATCATCACACTATCATTCTCTGCcatcttcttcctcttcctctctatGTCACCTCTTCCACCTGTCGTACCCTGTTCTCACTCGTCCCCTCATCTCTCTCCCTTCACCAGACTTCCCTCCCACCTGCCCATTCCAGACAAAGGGAAGCATGTCAGTGGTCAGCTCCGAGGTCACCGTAAtgttgtagctggcaggttcgttACCTTGGGACTGGatacctcctcctcctgctccgtcTCACCTTCCCCTTGGCCAATCACCTGGCCACATGACCCACAAGGGGGAGAAATTTGTAGTTTGGACCGGTTGTCCAGacttaacaagagagagagaggtgttaaGTCTGGACAACCAGTCCAAGAGAGAGGTGGACTGGTTGTGCAGacttaacaagagagagagaggtgttaaGTCTGGACAACCAGTCCAAGAGAGAGGTGGACTGGTTGTCCAGACTTAACAAGAGAGAAGTGGACTGGTTGTCCAGACTTAACAAGAGAGAGGTGGACTGGTTGTCCAGACTTAACAAGAGAGGTGGACTGGTTGTCCAGACTTAACAAGAGAGAGGTGGAACCGAACTGAAAGATATTTGTGTAGAAGTCAAGTATGTACAACACAGCCTAAGCCCCTTGTCGGAGGTGAAAGGAGACAAAGCCCCTTGAGACGGAGGACTCGAGAGGGCGGCAGGCCAACAAGTCTACGGTCTCGCCTACCCACATTTCACTTACTTCTTGTGATATAATTGAtaacatttatatctataaaaTGATTATATGGCTACTGTTAAAGGGGGTCGGGGTCGGCCCCATTCCCTTCACACACCCCCATCACCGCTCCTCCTaactaccattccccccccctgGTTTCCCCCATCATTTGCCATACTCCTCCCCTCATCTCCTCCTACCCCTCGACAtcccattcttccctttcactctatCCTCTGTGTCTACCTATTCGTTCCTCACGCTCCCCTCGTAATCTTTACTCTCCCCTTGTCGTCTCCATGCTTCCCACCTTCACTCTCCCCTCATTCACTCCTCCTATCCTATATTCTCCCCTTCCCTCAGTTGCTATTCCTTCCAGTTGCTATATCACAACCGTTCCTTTGCTAAGCTTTACTCCCTTTCGTTAccacgtgctctctctctctctacagctTCATGTTACCACGTGCTCTCTCTCTCGACAGCTTCATGTTACCATAATTTTATACATTCACGGCACCATCCTTGCCCCTCCCACCTTCACGGTCCCATCCTTGCCCCTCCCACCTTCACGGTCCCATCCTTACCCATCCCACCTTCACGGTCCCATCCTTACCCATCCCACCTTCACGGTCCCATCCTTGCCCCTCCCACCTTCACGGTCCCATCCTTGCCCCTCCCACCTTCACGGTCCCATCCTTGCCCCTCCCACCTTCACGGTCCCATCCTTGCCCCTCCCACCTTCACGGTCCCATCCTTGCCCCTCCCACCTTCACGGTCCCATCCTTGCCCCTCCCACCTTCACGGCCCCATCCTTGCCCCTCCCACCTTCACGGCCCCATCCTTGCCCTCAATCTGGCCACCAcaagaggcgggggggggggcgagtgggtGGCCAACCAGCCTCATTACCCACAGTCTGAGCCAGTTAGTAATTTGCTCCACCACCcgcttctctccctccttccccacctctctccccaacactctcttacccttactcactcactctaaCCCTAAATATCTCACTATCCCCCACCCTTCCTCCCATATTACCCAGCCCTCACtatcccccaccctccctccatctcactaTCTCCCTATCGCCCCCCTTTTCATTTGTCAAGCTGCTCACTATTTCTACGATGAAACCCGTCCACACCGCCACCCTCTAGGTCTGTCTTATCTCTTATCTTCACTAGGTAAATTCCATAGTCTTCTTCACACCCTCAACACGccgcccacaccctcacccacaagTGAACAATTGTACACaaatcttcacacacacactaggtgtgtCGCCACTGGACCAGGTGTGTCACCACACTGGCCCAGGTGTGTATCACCACACTGGGGCAGGTGTGTGTCGCCACACTGGGCCAGGTGTATCACCACACTGGGGCAGGTGTGTCACTCCCTCACTAAAACTTCCAGTTTTTCTGTTCTACCTTCAGTTTTATCTCTTACATCCGTCTAcatctacttcctcctcctctctttatTATCCCTCACTTGCCTTCCGTTCTCTATTCCTCTTTGgtgccgtctctctctctctcacttcgcaACTCTCGCCTCAGTTTTCCTATCCTACTCCTTTTATCCCTTCTAGTTCTTTGTTCCCTGTCTCTTGTATTTCATCTACTTTATCCCTTTTTCTTCTCTGATCACCACATTACATACTCCTTTTTTCCTGCTCTTCCACATGTACCACCAGCGATCATTCCTAACATACTCCTCCTTCCCTTCTTTTTCCATCTCTATATCGTCCATTCCATATTACCTCCCTCCGTCATACCTCTTCTCTTCCCTCTTCCCTTCGATTCCTTCCTGCCTCTCCCAATACACAGTGTGAGTCAGGTCACTTGTGTAGGGCCAGACAGGAAATTGGTGCTCCACGTTAATTATCCCCCTCCCTTTCTCTTGCCCccacctcccttacctcctctccTTCTCACTCTCTACCTTCTCTTCCCTCCTCTCCTTCTcactctctcccttctctttcctctcttACCTCCTCTCCTTCTcactctctccttctcttccctcGTTCCCACCCCCCTCTAACTACCCCTGGTACCAGAACAAGGCCCTCGGGACATGCAGACACTTTGCCAGTGTCAATTACACTCTCTAGGACGCCACACAGTGGAAACATTATAATCATCATTGATAAAAATCAACATTTTTTACCAATTTACAAAACGGACAATATTCCGGATTTTCCAACTGGCCGCCGTGTCAAACACCGAACCTTTCAGTAATTATAACTGGGATGGAAATCTTAAAAATCAGCCCAGAAAAAACAATGTAACCACATAGCCAACTGATACTATCCACACATGTAGATACACTATCCATACATGAAGATACACTATCCACACATGTAGATACACTATCCACACATGTAGATACACTATCCACACATGTACATACACACCCAAACGGTTCCTGACGCGCACATCCCACTGGGCACATCTGTAGCCAAGATGTGCCCAGGCCCCAGAGAGCCCTACGCCGTCCCAGAGAGCCCTACGCCGTCCCAGAGAGCCCTACGCCGCCCCAGAGAGCCCTACGCCGCCCCAAAGAGCCCTACGCCGCCCCCAGAGAGCCCTACGCCGCCCCCAGAGAGCTCTACGCCGCCCCGAGAGCCCTACGCCGCCCCCGAGAGCCCTACGCCGTCCCAGAGAGCCCTACGCCGTCCCAGAGAGCCTTACGCCACCCCAGAGAGCCCTACGCCACCCCAGAGAGCCCTACGCCACCCCAGAGAGCCCTATGCCACCCCAGAGAGCCCTACGCCACCCCAGAGAGCCCTACGCCGCCCCAGAGAGCCCTACGCCGCCCCAGAGAGCTCTACGCCGCCCCAGAGAGCCCTACGCCGCCCCAGAGAGCCCTACGCCGCCCCAGAGAGCCCTACACCGCCCCAGAGCCCTACGCCGCCCCAGAGAGCCCTACGCCGCCCCAGAGAGCCTTACGCCGCCCCAGAGAGCCCTACGCCACCCCAGAGAGCCCTACGCCGCCCCAGAGAGCCCTACGCCGCCCCAGAGAGCCCTACGCCGCCCCAGAGAGCCCTACGCCGTCCCAGAGAGCCCTACCCCGCCCCAGAGAGCCCTACGCCGCCCCAGAGAGCCCTACGCCGTCCCAGAGAGCCCTACGCCGTCCCAGAGAGCCCTACGCCGCCCCAGAGAGCCCTACGCCGCCCCAGAGAGCCCTACGACGTCCCAGAGAGCCCTACGCCGCCCCAAAGAGCCCTACGCCGCCCCCAGAGAGCCCTACGCCGCCCCCAGAGAGCTCTACGCCGCCCCCGAGAGCCCTACGCCGCCCCCAAGAGCCCTACGCCGTCCCAGAGAGCCCTACGCCGCCCCAGAGAGCTCTACGCCGCCCCAGAGAGCCCTACGCCGCCCCAGAGAGCCCTACGCCGCCCCAGAGAGCCCTACACCGCCCCAGAGCCCTACGCCGCCCCAGAGAGCCCTACGCCGCCCCAGAGAGCCTTACGCCGCCCCAGAGAGCCCTACGCCACCCCAGAGAGCCCTACGCCGCCCCAGAGAGCCCTACGCCGCCCCAGAGAGCCCTACGCCGCCCCAGAGAGCCCTACGCCGTCCCAGAGAGCCCTACCCCGCCCCAGAGAGCCCTACGCCGCCCCAGAGAGCCCTACGCCGTCCCAGAGAGCCCTACGCCGTCCCAGAGAGCCCTACGCCGCCCCAGAGAGCCCTACGCCGCCCCAGAGAGCCCTACGACGTCCCAGAGAGCCCTACGCCGCCCCAAAGAGCCCTACGCCGCCCCCAGAGAGCCCTACGCCGCCCCCAGAGAGCTCTACGCCGCCCCCGAGAGCCCTACGCCGCCCCCGAGAGCCCTACGCCGTCCCAGAGAGCCCTATGCCGTCCCAGAGAGCCTTACGCCACCCCAGAGAGCCCTACGCCACCCCAGAGAGCCCTACGCCACCCCAGAGAGCCCTACGCCACCCCAGAGAGCCCTACGCCGCCCCAGAGAGCTCTACGCCGCCCCAGAGAGCCCTACGCCGCCCCAGAGAGCCCTACACCGCCCCAGAGCCCTACGCCGCCCAGAGAGCCCTACACCGCCCCAGAGCCCTACGCCGCCCCAGAGAGCCTTACGCCGCCCCAGAGAGCCCTACGCCGTCCCAGAGAGCCCTACGCCACCCCAGAGAGCCCTACGCCGCCCCAGAGAGCCCTACGCCGCCCCAGAGAGCCCTACGCCGCCCCAGAGAGCCCTACGCCGCCCCAGAGAGCCCTACGCCGCCCCAGAGAGCCCTACGCCGCCCCAGAGAGCCCTACGCCGTCCCAGAGAGCCCTACGCCGCCCCCAGAGAGCCCTACGCCGCCCCCAGAGAGCCCTACGCCGCCCCCAGAGAGCCCTACGCCGCCCCCGAGAGCCCTACGCCGCCCCAGAGAGCCCTACGCCGCCCCCAGAGAGCCCTACGCCGCCCCAGCAACATATTCAGAAATACTAATTGGCGGCTTTCCCTTTTAATGTTGAAGCATCTTTGGGCGGCAGTATGCAAGTGGTGTCCCGTCCCTCTCATTAGTCTCCCCTTCCTGAGGGcccgaggggaaggaaggaagctgATGGGAAAGGCAGAAGAGAACTAGATGGTACAAGGAGTGTGAAAGAGAAGACGAAGAAATGGGAAAAGCCAAGGGAAAGTGAAAAAAAATAGACGGTAAACATGAAATGAGGAAAGAGTGAAGATGGGAAACAAGGAAACACTGAAATAAAAATAATAAGGTCAAATGAGACATTAATGAGCACACGTGGCACGAGGCAAGTGCCATAATGGCACCCAGAAGGATGCCAGGTATACCGACGAGCCCCAGAGACATCTGAAAGGATTGGTTACAGTTCAGATTAGCGAACACGCGCCTTTGCGTAAGTGTTCACAGGCTGTAATTCATCTCCCATAACTACCATTAGGAGAATACAGTTGCAATTGGTGGCAGATGGTTACAGCGATGGTGGTTGACGATAGGTACTCCTCTACCTTGACCTGAAGTAGAGGGAAAGTTATGTCGATGAAGCAGGATACTCTCTCACTCAtctgtggtgctgtgtcactcacctgtggtgctgtgtcactcacctgtggtggtgtgtcacttacctgtggtgctgtctcactcacctgtggtgctgtgtcactcatctgtggtggtgtgtcactcATCTGTGGTGCTGTCTCACTCACCTGTGGTGCTGTCTCACTCACCTGTGGTGCTGTCTCACTCACCTGTGGTGCTGTCACACTCACCTGTGGTGCTGTCACactcacctgtggtgctgtgtcactcatctgtggtggtgtgtcactcATCTGTGGTGCTGTCTCactcacctgtggtgctgtgtcactcacctgtggtgctgtgtcactcacctgtggtgctgtgtcactcacctgtggtgctgtctcactcacctgtggtgctgcctcactcacctgtggtgctgtgtcactcatctgtggtggtgtgtcactcATCTGTGGTGCTGTCTCACTCACCTGTGGTGCTGTCTCACTCACCTGTGGTGCTGTCTCACTCACCTGTGGTGCTGTCTCACTCACCTGTGGTGCTGTCTCACTCACCTGTGGTGCTGTCACACTCACCTGTGGTGCTGTCACACTCACCTGTGGTGCTGTCACACTCACCTGTGGTGCTGTCTCACTCACCTGTGGTGCTGTCACACTCACCTGTGGTGCTGTCACACTCACCTGTGGTGCTGTCACACTCACCTGTGGTGCTGTCTCACTCACCTGTGGTGCTGTCACACTCACCTGTGGTGCTGTCACACTCACCTGTGGTGCTGTCACACTCACCTGTGGTGCTGTCACACTCACCTGTGGTGCTGTCACACTCACCTGTGGTGCTGTCACACTCACCTGTGGTGCTGTCACACTCACCTGTGGTGCTGTCACACTCACCTGTGGTGCTGTCACACTCACCTGTGGTGCTGTCACACTCACCTGTGGTGCTGTCACACTCACCTGTGGTGCTGTCACACTCACCTGTGGTGCTGTCACACTCACCTGTGGTGCTGTCACACTCACCTGTGGTGCTGTCACactcacctgtggtgctgtgtcactcacctgtggtgctgtctcactcacctgtggtgctgtcacactcacctgtggtgctgtcacactcacctgtggtgctgtgtcactcacctgtggtgctgtctcactcacctgtggtgctgtcacactcacctgtggtgctgtgtcactcacctgtggtgctgtctcactcacctgtggtgctgtgtcactcacctgtggtgctgtcacactcacctgtggtgctgtctcactcacctgtggtgctgtctcactcacctgtggtgctgtctcactcacctgtggtgctgtcacactcacctgtggtgctgtctcactcacctgtggtgctgtctcactcacctgtggtgctgtctcactcacctgtggtgctgtcacactcacctgtggtgctgtctcactcacctgtggtgctgtctcactcacctgtggtgctgtgtcactcACCTGTGGTGCTGTCTCACTCACCTGTGGTGCTGCCTCACTCACCTGTAATTGCCTCACCTGAAAGGGAGAAAAAAGGGTGTttgctgtaaaaaaaaaaatcccaatatAAAACTCTACAGTAAACAAGTACTGTACACTGAAATTGGAACAAACAAGTACAGCGGCAGTACAACGAGCTCAGTTGTACAGCCTTGTACCACCCAATTACAGTTATAAATCATTCAACCAAATGCAtaacaaataaattaaaaatacaaattaataaCTGAATTGGATAAGCACATATGGAAGTGAAATAGATTAGCACATATGGAACTGAAATAGATAAGAACATATGGATCTGAAATAGATTAGCACATATGGAAGTGAAATAGATTAGCACATGGAAGTGAAATAGATTAGCACATATGGAAGTGAAATAGATTAGCACATATGGAAGTGAAATAGATTAGCACATATGGAACTGAAATAGATTAGCACATATAGAACTGAAATAGATAACCACATATGGAACTGAAATAGATTAGCACATATGGATCTGAAATAGATAAGCACATATGGAACTGAAATGGATTGGCACATATGGAATTGAAATAGATTAGCACATATGGAACTGCAATAAATAAGCACATATGGAAGGCAAATATAAACGATGAATTACACCGCGCcactcacagtttcatggaacaaAACTCTTTGTCAACAAAGGCGGCTATTTTTTAAGTCTCGTTTTCTGTTCGGAGAAAGAAAATGGCGAAGTGGAGTCATTTTTGTTTCTGGCCGGTACGCACAAACCGaactttacctaaccttacctaactttacctaacttaagaATCTAGCTACTTCATTTTTCTGTAAATTTATATTAATACCGGCGACTATGTTTAGTACGTATATGTACTATGTTAGGCCTAAGATAGAGCTTATTAAGCCTAAGATTGCTGGGAAAGGTTAAGTTTTATATTCATATTGCGGTTAAGAAAATTTCAAGTTAGTCCAAATTCGATAACTCAAAAGTCACCTTTATGGTGGTCTATAACTACATATTGGTAGTTTGGATCAAGTAGTTGCTATACGTAGTTTCACTTAAGAGGGGTAGGCTGGATAATAAGCCCAATAAGGACTTGTGGTTGAGATAAGGCAGTTATCAAGGGAAGCCTTAACAACCGTCCAGTGGTTGACAGACCTTGACCCCAGACAATCTTAATTAGTTGTATCTCGTATACCTTTAATTGAAATGAAAGAAAACTGCATTAAGATTTGTATAATGATCTATTGAATTTAATTATACTCTGAGCCCTTTAATTGATATTAAAAATTGTCCTAATACAAGGTATTATATGTGGAGTATTTAGGTATTTTCTCAAGATGTTTTGTGATTTACGTCAAAACTCTATTTTTTAATGTGAGCCAATTTGTTGAGGCATGCAATAACGCTGAATATATTTTGGTAATGAATAAAACGGGGCGCCCCTGCCACACCGTTGCTCTCACACCCCTGCCAGACCGTtgctctcacccacacccctgccagaccgttgctctcacacccctgccagaccgtcgctctcacccacacccctgTCACACCGTTGCTCGCTCTCACACCCCTGCCACACCGTtgctctcacccacacccctgccacaccgttgctctcacccacacccctgccagaccgttgctctcacccacacccctgccacaccgttgctctcacccacacccctgccacaccgttgctctcacccacacccctgccagaccgttgctctcactcacacccctgccacaccgttgctctcactcacacccctgccagaccgtcgctctcactcacacccctgccacaccgttgctctcacccacacccctgccagaccgttgctctcacccacacccctaccagaccgttgctctcacccacacccctgccagaccgtcgctctcacccacacccctgccagaccgttgctctcacccacacccctgccagaccgtcgctctcacccacacccctgccacaccgttgctctcacccacacccctgccagaccgttgctctcacccacacccctgccagaccgtcgctctcacTTACACCCCTGCCAGACTGTCGCTCTCACCCATACCCCTGCCAGACCGTtgctctcacccacacccctgccagaccgttgctctcacccacacccctgccagaccgttgctctcacccacacccctgcCAGACCGTTGCTCTCACCAACACCCCTGCCACACCATTGCTCTCACACCCCTGCCAGACCGTtgctctcacccacacccctgccagaccgttgctctcacccacacccttgccacaccgttgctctcacccacacccctgccagaccgttgctctcacttacacccctgccacaccgttgctctcacccacacccctgccacaccgTTGCTCTCACCCACACCATTGCTCTCACTTACACCCCTGCCAGACCGTtgctctcacccacacccctgccagaccgttgctctcacccacacccctgccagaccgttgctctcacccacacccctgccagaccgttgctctcacccacacccctgccagaccgttgctctcactcacacccctgccagaccgttgctctcacccacacccctgccagaccgttgctctcacccacacccctgccaaaccgttgctctcacccacacccctgccacaccgttgctctcacccacatccctgccacaccgttgctctcacccacacccctgccagaccgttgctctcactcacacccctgccacaccgttgctctcacccacacccctgccacaccgttgctctcacttacacccctgccacaccgttgctctcactcacacccctgccagaccgttgctctcacccacacccctgccacaccgttgctctcacccacatccctgccacaccgttgctctcacccacacccctgccagaccgttgctctcactcacaccctgccacaccgttgctctcacccacacccctgccacaccgttgctctcacttacacccctgccacaccgttgctctcacccacacccctgccagaccgttgctctcacccacacccctgccagaccgttgctctcactcacacccctgccacaccgttgctctcacccacacccctgccagaccgttgctctcacccacacccctgccagaccgttgctctcacttacacccctgccacaccgttgctctcacccacacccctgccagaccgttgctctcacccacacccctgccacaccgttgctctcacccacacccctgccagaccgttgctctcacccacacccctgccagaccgttgctctcacttacacccctgccacaccgttgctctcacccacacccctgccagaccgttgctctcacccacacccctgccacaccgttgctctcacccacacccctgccagaccgttgctctcacttacacccctgccagaccgttgctctcacccacacccctgccagaccgttgctctcacccacacccctgccacaccgttgctctcacccacacccctgccagaccgttgctctcacccacacccctgccagaccgttgctctcacttacacccctgccacaccgttgctctcacccacacccctgccacaccgTTTCTCTCACTTACACCCCTGCCACACCGTTGCTCTCACCCACACCCTTGCCAGACCGTtgctctcacccacacccctgccagaccgttgctctcacccacacccctgccagaccgttgctctcacccacacccctgccagaccgttgctctcacccacacccctgccacaccgttgctctcacacccctgccagaccgttgctctcactcacacccctgccagaccgttgctctcacttacacccctgccacaccgttgctctcacccacacccctgccacaccgttgctctcacccacacccctgccagaccgttgctctcacccacacccctgccacaccgttgctctcacttacacccctgccacaccgttgctctcacccacacccctgccagaccgttgctctcacccacacccctgccagaccgttgctctcacccacacccctgccacaccgttgctctcacacccctgccagaccgttgctctcactcacacccctgccagaccgttgctctcacccacacccctgccacaccgTTGCTCTCACTTACACCCCTGCCAGACCGTTGCTCTCACTCACACCCCTGCCACACCGTtgctctcacccacacccctgccagaccgttgctctcacccacacccttgccagaccgttgctctcactcacacccctgccacaccgttgctctcacccacacccgtgccagaccgttgctctcacccacacccctgccacaccgTTGCTCTCACACCCCTGCCACACCGTTGCTCTCACTTACACCCCTGCCAGACCGTtgctctcacccacacccctgcCTGACCGTTGCTCTCACTCACACCCCTGCCACACCGTTGCTCTCACTCACACCCCTGCCAGACTGTtgctctcacccacacccctgccagaccgttgctctcacccacacccctgccacaccgttgctctcacccacacccctgccacaccgttgctctcacccacacccctgccacaccgTTGCTCTCACTTACACCCCTGCCAGACCGTTGCTCTCACTCACACCCCTGCCACACCGTtgctctcacccacacccctgccacaccgTTGCTCTCACTTACACCCCTGCCAGACCGTTGCTCTCACTCACACCCCTGCCACACCGTTGCtctcaccccaccccccacccccgttgctctcacccacacccctgccagaccgttgctctcacccacacccttgccagaccgttgctctcactcacacccctgccacaccgttgctctcacccacacccgtgccagaccgtcgctctcacccacacccctgccacaccgttgctctcacccacacccctgccaccccccccccaccattgtaAACCTCCCAGGGAGGTGTAATTCAGGGTTTACAACCAGAGGTGTACTGGGATTTATGCTCAATTATCCTGGATGACTTATAGTGGGGAGCCGCACAGTTTACCATAGTCTTTATCTGTTTACACCCTTTTAGTGAGCATGAGACAGGTCCTGTTTACACCCTCCTAGTGAGCATGAgacaggtcctgtttacactctccTAGTGAGCATGAgacaggtcctgtttacactctccTAGTGAGCATGAGACAGGTCCTG from Procambarus clarkii isolate CNS0578487 chromosome 32, FALCON_Pclarkii_2.0, whole genome shotgun sequence includes the following:
- the LOC123767020 gene encoding uncharacterized protein, whose amino-acid sequence is MCPGPREPYAVPESPTPSQRALRRPREPYAAPKSPTPPPESPTPPPESSTPPREPYAAPESPTPSQRALRRPREPYATPESPTPPQRALRHPREPYATPESPTPPQRALRRPREPYAAPESSTPPQRALRRPREPYAAPESPTPPQSPTPPQRALRRPREPYAAPESPTPPQRALRRPREPYAAPESPTPPQRALRRPREPYPAPESPTPPQRALRRPREPYAVPESPTPPQRALRRPREPYDVPESPTPPQRALRRPQRALRRPQRALRRPREPYAAPKSPTPSQRALRRPRELYAAPESPTPPQRALRRPREPYTAPEPYAAPESPTPPQRALRRPREPYATPESPTPPQRALRRPREPYAAPESPTPSQRALPRPREPYAAPESPTPSQRALRRPREPYAAPESPTPPQRALRRPREPYAAPKSPTPPPESPTPPPESSTPPPRALRRPREPYAVPESPMPSQRALRHPREPYATPESPTPPQRALRHPREPYAAPESSTPPQRALRRPREPYTAPEPYAAQRALHRPRALRRPREPYAAPESPTPSQRALRHPREPYAAPESPTPPQRALRRPREPYAAPESPTPPQRALRRPREPYAVPESPTPPPESPTPPPESPTPPPESPTPPPRALRRPREPYAAPREPYAAPATYSEILIGGFPF